The nucleotide sequence ACTGCCATTATTGTAAGCCCCACCTCCATTAGCCGCGCTATTATTGCTGAAAGTAACATTAGTAAGGTTCGGCTTACTATTACTTTCTGTATAAAGTCCCCCGCCATTAGCCGTTGCATCATTATTATTAATGATCAAGTTTTTAAAAGTAGCGCTGCCAGCAGAAATATAAATTCCTCCTCCATTTCCCTGACTTGCACTCCCGTTAGCATTGCCGGCGGTAATGGTAAACCCGTCTAAAACGGCTGTATTTGTTGTTCCACTTCCCGTAACAACATGAAAAGAATTATCGGCTGTTGTATTGACAGTATTACCAATTTCTCCACTTAAAATAGTGACATTGTTTTTAATATCTCTTTGAGTAACGCTAGTTTCTGTGCCCTTAAAACCTCCATAAATTTTGACATTTTCTTTAAGGGTAAAAGTAGCTGCACGATCAGTGCCCGTTGTGGGCTTATATGTTCCCGCCGCTACCCAAATTTCATCCCCGGCTACCGCCTTAGCGAGGGCATCTTGTAAACTTCCAAAAGCACTGCTCCAAGAAGAACCATTACCAGTTGAACCTTGACTTACAAAGATAGTTGCCATGAGTATTTTTCCTCAATTGTTGTACAATAATTCGTCATCAACTTCTCAAAAAAGTTGTTCTGATTTGTTGCTCGCTATCCCATATCTATTTGATGAATGAATTCACCAAGGGAAAGATAGAAAGATGTTAGAGCATCTATTCACCAATAATCTAGGACTGGTAAATGATAAATTCGGTTAGCTTATAGATTCTAAATGTCAAGAAAAAGTTGGGATAGCTTCATGTAATAACTCACTAATCTTGCGAAAAAGTTAGACAATTTATCCTTGATCAACTTGCCATTAACAATCAAGGACTAAGAAAGATTTTCCTAATTCTTTTCCCAGAAGATTCCCATCTTTACACGAGAAAAGGAATCTACCTAAAAATAAAACTTACATAACTGGTTAGGGCTGCTCTAATAAGCTTTTTTTCACCATTGATGGCGTATCAGGGCTTTGAGCTTCTTCAAATTTATAATGCCCAAAAAAATTGTAAAAATAACATCATTAAGATTTTTTTCCTCAAGAGCTTGGTACATCAGAATTAATTTCATCTCTTGATTAAGTAAGTAAACCTAAAAAAAAATCAACTTTCATTTAAAGTTAACTCAAGCTCAATGATTAACCTCTCAATATTTTATCGGACTACAAAAGGCAGAAACTTTACTGAATTTAAATATTTTTACTTCAGTAAAATTACTGAAATTGCCATTAATTTTTGTTGACTTTGAAAATTTATGCTTAATTTCACTGAAGGGTTTTTATTTTCCCAATTAATTTACGTATAATTACGGTTTAATCGGTTGAAAAATAAGCTTATAAAAAGATTAGATACTTAAAAAAAACTTAAGTATCGGTTAAAGTCGGTTGAAACATATTGCCATATTTAGAGTAAATCTTAATAGATTAAATAAAAAAAATTATGTCTAATTTTAATACGCAAGTTCATCTACTAGCTGACAATGCAGGAACTCCAGGACAAGTTATTACTAATCCCAATTTTCAAATAGGTGATCGTTTCTTTATAGAAGTCCTGATGAAAGATTCTGATCCCTCACCAGTAGGATTAATTAGTTCAGCCATTAACGTCAATTTTAACCCCGCTATCATACACTCACTAGATAGTTTCTCGGCTCCTATCGCCTTAAACAACTCTTTAGTGACTCAATCTTTTCCTATGTTTCGCACAGGAACATTAGACAGCCTCAATGGTTCAATTATCAATTTAGGAGGCGGCTCTTTTCCGGCTATTGGGATGGGTTCAGTCATAGGCATTAATCAACTGGATCGTTTTAGTTTAATGCACTTTGAAACTCTCGCCGGAGGAAACAGCAATTTAGAGGTCAATGTAGATTTAAGCCAAACCGGTTTTGCTGATGGGAGTATTGCTAACTCCAATAATCAAAATCAGTTTACACAAAATATAGTAGTTCTCTCAGAAAATCCGCCGCCCTCAGTGCCTGAATCCACCCCCACTGTTGGATTATTGCTCATAGGAATACTAATGGCCCTGAAAATTTTTGGCTTTCCTAGACAGAATAAAAATCACGATCCAGGGTAAAGGGAAAGGCTTGATTAACGTTCCTTTAACCTTTCCCCCCATATCCTAAACAAAATTTTCTGTCTCAATAACGCTGAGGATGACACAATAGGTGAAGATTGTCTCTCAATCATCATGAATCCATGCTGTTAGCCTTTCAATTTACCTCTCCTGGACCTGTCATTTTTGAGATCGGACCCATTGCTGTCCGTTGGTATGGCTTTTTAATCGCCTCTGCGGTTCTCATTGGCGTAACTTTATCGCAATATTTAGCCAAGCGCCGCAACATCAACCCCGATTTAATCGGAGATGTCGCTATATGGGTCATTATTAGTGCTATTGTCGGAGCGAGAATTTATTATGTGCTGTTTCAATGGCGAGAATATGCCGGCCATCCTGGTGATATGATAGCCATCTGGAAAGGAGGAATAGCGATTCATGGGGCCATTATAGGGGGTACTTTAGCCGCCGCTATCTTTTCGCGCCTCAATAAAATCTCTCTTTGGCAATTAACCGATGTATTTGTTCCCTCTCTCGCTTTAGGACAAGCCATCGGGCGCTGGGGCAATTTCTTTAATTCAGAAGCCTTTGGAAGACCTACAGATTTACCTTGGAAACTGTTTATACCCCCTAGCCGCCGTCCTCCTGAATATCTGCAATATGATTACTTTCATCCGACCTTTTTATATGAGTCCTTATGGAATTTGCTGGTTTTTGCTGGGTTGATCTATTTATTTTTTTGGGGGTTGCGTCATCGCGATCGTTTTAAAGTGGGAACATTAACCCTCATTTACTTAATTGCCTATAGTTTAGGGCGCTTTTGGATCGAAGGGTTACGCACCGATAGCTTAATGTTAGGACCTTTAAGAATTGCACAAGTGGTCAGTTTAGTGGGTATTATGGCAGGAATAACTGGATTAATTTGGCTTTATCGACTGAAGCGACCTTTACCCGATGTGGTTTCTTCAAAACGTCCTGTTAATCAAGATGTGGAAAATTAGGACTTTGATTAAAATGATTTTTTGATGGACTGTGATTTTGGATTTTAGTTAGATGCCCTTAATCCCTTTAAAACCTGCGGTTTACATTATTGGTGCTGGTCCGGGCGATCCGGACTTACTGACCATGAAAGCTTACAAAATTATCTCTCAAGCGGATATTATCCTCTATGCTGATTCTCTTGTGCCCAAACAAATCTTACAAAATAGCCGCCCTGATGCCCAATTAATCCCCACTGGTAACAAAACTCTAGAAGAAATTATCCCCCTAATGATTGATTGGGTAAAAAACAACTGTTCGGTTGTTCGTCTTCATTCAGGGGACCTTACCCTTTATAGTGCTATTCATGAACAAATGCAGGCACTTAGTGAGGCTAATATTCCTTTTGAATTAATCCCTGGAATTAGCGCTTTTCAAGCCGCAGCCGCTAAACTGGCAACAGAATTAACTATCCCTGATCTAGTACAAACCATTATCTTAACCCGTATTAGTGGGAGTGCTTCGGCTGTTCCTGATGCAGAAGAATTATCTTCTCTTGCCGCCCATCAAGCGAGTTTATGTTTATATTTAGCCGCCCGTCATGTGGAAAAAGCACAAGAAAAGCTGCTCCAACATTATCCTCCAGATACCCCGGTTGCCGTTTGTTTTCGAGTGGGTTGGCCTGATGAAAAAATTTGGGTCGTGCCGCTCTTAAAAATGGCAACTTTTACACAACAAGAAAATTTAATTCGCACCACACTATATATTATCAGTCCGGCTTTAAGAGCCGTTAAAGAAGCTAGGTCCCGTCTCTATCACCCCGAACATTCTCATCTATTTCGTCCTTCTGGAAGAAGTCACTCCTAGAGGATAGACATAAAATACACATAACTTAACATGGTCTAAGTACAAACTACTAACAATGGAAATACAAACACCAGATTGGGTAAAAAACGCGGTTTTCTATCAGATTTTTCCAGATCGTTTTGCCAGAAGTAAACATCCAAAATATGGCTTATGGCAGTCTTCTAATTTAGAACCTTGGGACTCTCCGCCTACTTATCAAGGATATAAAGGAGGAGATTTATGGGGGGTAATTGAAAGGTTAGATTATTTAAAAGATTTAGGCATTAACGCTATTTATTTTACTCCCATTTTTCAATCGGCTTCTAATCATCGCTATCACACCCATGATTATTATCAGGTAGATCCGATGTTAGGGGGAAATGTGGCCTTTGATTTTTTAATAGAAGAAGCCCATCGACATAATATTAAAATTGTTTTAGATGGGGTGTTTAATCACGCGAGTCGCGGGTTTTTGTTTTTTAATGATATCCTTGAACATGGTCCTTATTCGGCTTGGTTAAGTTGGTTTAAAATTGAAAAATGGCCCCTGTCGGCTTATGATGGCAATTATCCGGCTAATTATGTGGGTTGGATTGGCAATCGGGCATTACCTGAATTTAATCATGAAAACCCTGAAGTGCGAGAATATATCATGCAGGTAGGGGAATATTGGCTGAAAAAAGGAATTGATGGCTGGCGTTTAGATGTTCCTTTTGAGATAAAAGTACCGGGTTTCTGGCAAGAATTTAGAAGTCGGGTAAAAGCTATTAATCCAGAAGCTTATATCGTCGGAGAAATTTGGGAAGATGCCAGTCAATGGTTAGATGGGACTCAGTTTGATGGGGTGATGAATTATCCTTTTGCTGAGGCGACTATTGCTTTTGTGGCTGGTGATCGCGTTCTGAAAGAGTATTATCAATCTCAAGATTTTAAGCCCTATCCGGCTTTATCAGCCGCTACTTATGGTGAGAAGATGCAGCAATTGTTATCCCGTTATCCTTGGGATATTCAGTTAACTCAATTGAATTTATTTAACAGTCATGATACCGCTAGGGTATTAACTACTTCGGGTAAGGATAAATCTAGTATAAAACTAATTACTTTTCTCATGTTTACTTTCCCCGGTGCCCCGAGTATTTATTATGGGGATGAAGTGGGATTAGAAGGCGGAAAAGATCCCGATTGTCGGCGTAC is from Gloeothece verrucosa PCC 7822 and encodes:
- a CDS encoding glycoside hydrolase family 13 protein: MEIQTPDWVKNAVFYQIFPDRFARSKHPKYGLWQSSNLEPWDSPPTYQGYKGGDLWGVIERLDYLKDLGINAIYFTPIFQSASNHRYHTHDYYQVDPMLGGNVAFDFLIEEAHRHNIKIVLDGVFNHASRGFLFFNDILEHGPYSAWLSWFKIEKWPLSAYDGNYPANYVGWIGNRALPEFNHENPEVREYIMQVGEYWLKKGIDGWRLDVPFEIKVPGFWQEFRSRVKAINPEAYIVGEIWEDASQWLDGTQFDGVMNYPFAEATIAFVAGDRVLKEYYQSQDFKPYPALSAATYGEKMQQLLSRYPWDIQLTQLNLFNSHDTARVLTTSGKDKSSIKLITFLMFTFPGAPSIYYGDEVGLEGGKDPDCRRTFPKEENWDLEVLKYHKEIIAIRHQYAALRTGDYQIVYADDTVYVFSRTLDNQTVIVAVNVDNSERNVNFEGKNGEVLANQLVYGEGDLSWDNNQASLKIPGRSGCIFVW
- the cobM gene encoding precorrin-4 C(11)-methyltransferase, with the translated sequence MPLIPLKPAVYIIGAGPGDPDLLTMKAYKIISQADIILYADSLVPKQILQNSRPDAQLIPTGNKTLEEIIPLMIDWVKNNCSVVRLHSGDLTLYSAIHEQMQALSEANIPFELIPGISAFQAAAAKLATELTIPDLVQTIILTRISGSASAVPDAEELSSLAAHQASLCLYLAARHVEKAQEKLLQHYPPDTPVAVCFRVGWPDEKIWVVPLLKMATFTQQENLIRTTLYIISPALRAVKEARSRLYHPEHSHLFRPSGRSHS
- the lgt gene encoding prolipoprotein diacylglyceryl transferase produces the protein MLLAFQFTSPGPVIFEIGPIAVRWYGFLIASAVLIGVTLSQYLAKRRNINPDLIGDVAIWVIISAIVGARIYYVLFQWREYAGHPGDMIAIWKGGIAIHGAIIGGTLAAAIFSRLNKISLWQLTDVFVPSLALGQAIGRWGNFFNSEAFGRPTDLPWKLFIPPSRRPPEYLQYDYFHPTFLYESLWNLLVFAGLIYLFFWGLRHRDRFKVGTLTLIYLIAYSLGRFWIEGLRTDSLMLGPLRIAQVVSLVGIMAGITGLIWLYRLKRPLPDVVSSKRPVNQDVEN